From Panthera uncia isolate 11264 chromosome E1, Puncia_PCG_1.0, whole genome shotgun sequence, one genomic window encodes:
- the KRBA2 gene encoding KRAB-A domain-containing protein 2 yields the protein MLDNYENVVTRGSFLQLSMMPQKAGNDSPGVSSTSETKMEISDMREKFLTSVTKLVESKSYNSKVFSKEKYFQTIKEVKEAKEKGKKSSRDYRRAAKYDVISVQGTEKLIEAAHRERDRIRYYVHKEELFDILHDTHLNIGHGGRTRMLKELQGKYGNVTKEVIVLYLTLCKQCHQKNPVPKRGLAPKPMPFKDIDSRCQVEVFDMQSNADGEFKFILYYQDHSTKFIILRPLRAKQAHEVVSVLLDIFTILGTPGVLESDSGVEFTNQVVDELNEVWPELKIVCGQHRPGQGQGSLERASRDVKNMIRAWMRSHRSRRWAEGLRFVQLARNQVFDVSLQQSPYEAMFGCKAKLGLYSSHLPRETVAVLQTEEELEIAEKQLESSLWIRQEERTEMGADRSDMDEDIDPTPPEPTEPGTSQGAPGLFCW from the exons ATGCTGGACAATTATGAGAATGTGGTCACTCGGG GATCCTTCTTACAGCTCTCCATGATGCCCCAGAAAGCTGGAAATGACTCCCCTGGTGTTTCCAGCACAAGTGAAACGAAAATGGAGATAAGTGACATGAGAGAAAAGTTTCTTACAAGTGTGACAAAGTTAGTAGAAAGCAAAAGTTACAACAGCAAggtgttttccaaagaaaagtaCTTTCAAACAATAAAGGAAGTCAAAGAAGccaaggaaaaggggaagaagtCATCACGCGACTACCGCCGCGCAGCAAAATATGACGTGATCTCTGTGCAAGGCACGGAGAAGCTAATAGAGGCCGCTCACAGGGAACGTGATCGAATACGGTATTACGTACATAAGGAAGAGTTGTTTGACATTCTTCACGACACACATCTCAATATTGGACACGGTGGGCGGACACGGATGCTCAAGGAGCTCCAAGGAAAATACGGGAATGTCACCAAAGAAGTCATTGTCCTGTATCTGACACTCTGTAAACAGTGCCACCAGAAGAACCCAGTGCCCAAGAGAGGTCTTGCGCCCAAGCCCATGCCTTTTAAGGACATCGACTCCAGATGCCAAGTTGAAGTATTTGACATGCAGTCAAATGCCGATGGTGAGTTCAAGTTTATTTTGTATTACCAGGACCACTCGACCAAGTTTATCATCTTACGACCGTTAAGAGCTAAACAGGCCCACGAGGTGGTCAGTGTCCTGTTGGATATTTTCACAATTCTCGGTACCCCTGGCGTGTTAGAATCTGACAGCGGCGTAGAGTTCACAAACCAGGTTGTTGATGAGCTCAATGAGGTATGGCCGGAGCTGAAGATCGTCTGTGGTCAGCACCGCCCTGGCCAAGGCCAGGGCTCCCTGGAGCGAGCGAGCCGTGACGTCAAGAACATGATACGTGCCTGGATGCGGAGTCACCGCTCACGCCGCTGGGCCGAAGGCCTGCGGTTTGTGCAGCTGGCGAGGAATCAGGTGTTCGACGTTTCCTTGCAGCAAAGTCCATACGAAGCGATGTTTGGCTGTAAGGCCAAACTCGGCCTGTACTCCTCACACTTACCCCGCGAAACCGTGGCCGTCTTACAGACAGAGGAAGAGCTGGAAATTGCGGAAAAACAGCTAGAAAGCAGCCTTTGGatcaggcaggaagaaaggactGAGATGGGAGCAGACAGATCTGACATGGATGAGGACATCGATCCCACGCCTCCGGAACCTACAGAGCCTGGCACCTCACAGGGGGCCCCAGGCCTCTTCTGCTGGTGA